In the Streptomyces fradiae ATCC 10745 = DSM 40063 genome, one interval contains:
- a CDS encoding proline racemase family protein, whose amino-acid sequence MRSTVCYHAVDSHTEGMPTRVITGGVGVLPGATMFERRQRFVAERDDLRTLLMCEPRGHASMSGAILQPPTRPDADYGVLFIEVSGCLPMCGHGTMGVATVLVETGMVEVVEPETLVRLDTPAGLVTARVRVRDGRAEAVTLENVASYCHALDQVVDVPGYGPVRYDIAYGGNFYAFVRTEDLGIPFDRAHKQRLLDAGLAVMDAVNEQNPVAHPENPEIDVCHHVYLEAPGSTAEHSRHAMAIHPGWFDRSPCGTGTSARMAQLHARGLLPAGRDFVNESFIGSRFVGRVLGETAVGGRPAVLPSVTGRAWITGTAQYLLDPSDPYPAGFTL is encoded by the coding sequence ATGCGCTCGACCGTCTGCTACCACGCCGTCGACTCGCACACCGAGGGGATGCCCACCCGTGTGATCACGGGCGGGGTGGGCGTCCTCCCCGGCGCGACGATGTTCGAGCGCCGGCAGCGGTTCGTCGCCGAGCGCGACGACCTGCGCACCCTGCTCATGTGCGAGCCGCGCGGCCACGCGTCGATGTCGGGGGCCATCCTGCAGCCCCCGACCCGGCCCGACGCCGACTACGGCGTGCTCTTCATCGAGGTCTCCGGCTGCCTGCCGATGTGCGGCCACGGCACCATGGGCGTCGCGACGGTCCTCGTCGAGACCGGCATGGTCGAGGTGGTGGAGCCGGAGACCCTGGTACGGCTCGACACCCCGGCGGGGCTGGTCACGGCGCGGGTCCGGGTGCGCGACGGCCGCGCCGAGGCGGTGACGCTGGAGAACGTGGCGTCGTACTGCCACGCCCTGGACCAGGTCGTCGACGTGCCGGGCTACGGGCCGGTGCGCTACGACATCGCCTACGGCGGCAACTTCTACGCCTTCGTCCGCACCGAGGACCTCGGCATCCCCTTCGACCGGGCGCACAAGCAGCGGCTCCTCGACGCCGGACTGGCCGTCATGGACGCCGTCAACGAGCAGAACCCGGTCGCCCACCCGGAGAACCCGGAGATCGACGTGTGCCACCACGTCTACCTGGAGGCCCCGGGATCGACCGCGGAGCACTCGCGGCACGCCATGGCGATCCACCCCGGCTGGTTCGACCGGTCGCCCTGCGGGACGGGCACCAGCGCCCGGATGGCGCAGCTCCACGCCCGCGGACTGCTGCCGGCCGGCCGGGACTTCGTCAACGAGTCGTTCATCGGCTCGCGGTTCGTCGGGCGGGTCCTGGGCGAGACGGCGGTCGGCGGCCGCCCGGCCGTCCTGCCGTCCGTCACCGGCCGCGCCTGGATCACCGGTACCGCGCAGTACCTGCTCGACCCGTCGGACCCCTACCCGGCCGGCTTCACCCTCTGA
- a CDS encoding dihydrodipicolinate synthase family protein yields the protein MSETRKPWHGVIVATSLPFDDDLAVDLGAFGESVAWLAEQGLHGVAPNGSLGEYQTLTDEERDRVVETAVAHAPDGFTVMPGVGAYGAREAVRHARFAKDAGCQAVMCLPPNAYRADDRAVLEHFEQVASVGLPVTAYNNPIDTKVDLRPELLAKLHAEGFIVGVKEFSGDVRRCYEISELAPGLDLMIGTDDTVLEVGIAGAKGWVAGYPQVFPRACLALYEASVSGDLQTALPLYRELHPVLRWDSKTEFVQAIKLGQDMIGRRGGRCRPPRQPLAPETEAVVRAATQALVDAGVR from the coding sequence ATGAGCGAGACCCGCAAGCCCTGGCACGGCGTCATCGTCGCGACCAGCCTGCCGTTCGACGACGACCTCGCGGTCGACCTGGGCGCCTTCGGCGAGAGCGTCGCCTGGCTCGCCGAGCAGGGGCTGCACGGCGTCGCGCCGAACGGGTCCCTGGGCGAGTACCAGACCCTGACGGACGAGGAGCGCGACCGCGTCGTCGAGACGGCCGTCGCCCACGCCCCCGACGGCTTCACCGTCATGCCCGGGGTCGGCGCCTACGGCGCCCGCGAGGCGGTGCGGCACGCCCGGTTCGCCAAGGACGCGGGCTGCCAGGCCGTCATGTGCCTGCCCCCCAACGCCTACCGCGCCGACGACCGCGCCGTCCTCGAGCACTTCGAGCAGGTGGCCTCGGTCGGCCTGCCCGTCACCGCGTACAACAACCCGATCGACACCAAGGTGGACCTGCGCCCCGAGCTGCTGGCCAAGCTCCACGCCGAGGGGTTCATCGTCGGTGTCAAGGAGTTCTCCGGCGACGTCCGCCGCTGCTACGAGATCTCCGAGCTGGCCCCCGGCCTCGACCTCATGATCGGCACCGACGACACCGTGCTGGAGGTCGGCATCGCCGGCGCCAAGGGCTGGGTCGCCGGGTACCCGCAGGTCTTCCCGCGGGCCTGCCTCGCCCTGTACGAGGCGTCCGTCTCCGGGGACCTCCAGACGGCGCTGCCGCTCTACCGCGAGCTGCACCCGGTCCTGCGCTGGGACAGCAAGACCGAGTTCGTCCAGGCCATCAAGCTCGGCCAGGACATGATCGGCCGCCGCGGCGGACGCTGCCGCCCCCCGCGGCAGCCGCTCGCCCCCGAGACGGAGGCCGTCGTGCGCGCCGCCACCCAGGCGCTCGTCGACGCCGGGGTGCGCTGA
- a CDS encoding NAD(P)/FAD-dependent oxidoreductase produces MTEPADLVVVGAGPAGMAAAATALAGGLRVVLLDSGTALGGQYWRHPPEHARAAIPTGDLHHGLREYRALCEALSAGRAAGRLDLRLAHHVWTAVREDGAFAVHAADRGAAPRETAVVLRAPRLLVATGAYDRQLPFPGWDLPGVLTAGGLQALLKGGGVAAGSRVALGGTGPFLLPVAAALAARGARVVAVCEAAHPSAWLRHPGPLLRNPAKWAEGAAYAAVLARHRVPVRPRTAIVRAEGDDRVTSVEIASLTADGRPRPGTERRVEVDAVGVGWGFTPQLDLLLPLGCALADAADGNAVVAVDEGQRTTVPGLYTAGETCGVGGAALAAAEGRLAAASVLADSGARRPGERSLAAVRAAVARHRAFAEAMARAHPLPPAWPAWLTGETVVCRCEEVTADAVRAACAEGGARDHRQVKQLTRAGMGWCQGRMCGPAVHCLAARERAYEPAERLVAVPVTLGALAALDGTDGPDGPDEPDEPVGPCGPAGPAGPD; encoded by the coding sequence ATGACTGAGCCGGCGGACCTCGTCGTCGTGGGCGCGGGCCCGGCCGGCATGGCCGCCGCGGCCACCGCGCTCGCCGGCGGACTGCGCGTCGTCCTGCTGGACTCCGGCACCGCCCTCGGCGGCCAGTACTGGCGCCATCCGCCCGAGCACGCGCGAGCGGCCATCCCCACCGGGGACCTGCACCACGGACTGCGCGAGTACCGGGCCCTGTGCGAGGCGCTGTCGGCGGGCCGCGCGGCCGGGCGGCTCGACCTGCGCCTTGCGCACCACGTGTGGACCGCCGTCCGCGAGGACGGCGCCTTCGCCGTCCACGCGGCCGACCGCGGCGCCGCGCCGCGGGAGACCGCCGTGGTCCTGCGCGCGCCGCGGCTCCTCGTGGCGACCGGCGCCTACGACCGCCAACTGCCCTTCCCCGGCTGGGACCTGCCCGGCGTCCTCACCGCGGGCGGCCTCCAGGCGCTCCTCAAGGGCGGCGGGGTCGCCGCGGGCAGCCGCGTGGCGCTGGGCGGCACGGGCCCCTTCCTGCTGCCGGTGGCCGCCGCCCTCGCCGCGCGCGGCGCCCGGGTGGTCGCGGTGTGCGAGGCCGCCCACCCGAGCGCCTGGCTGCGCCACCCCGGGCCGCTGCTGCGCAACCCCGCCAAGTGGGCCGAGGGCGCCGCGTACGCCGCCGTCCTCGCTCGCCACCGCGTCCCGGTCCGGCCGCGCACGGCCATCGTCCGCGCGGAGGGCGACGACCGCGTGACCTCGGTCGAGATCGCCTCCCTGACGGCTGACGGCCGCCCCCGGCCGGGCACGGAGCGGCGCGTCGAGGTCGACGCCGTCGGAGTCGGCTGGGGCTTCACCCCCCAGCTCGACCTGCTCCTGCCGCTCGGCTGCGCCCTGGCCGACGCGGCCGACGGCAACGCGGTCGTCGCGGTCGACGAGGGGCAGCGCACCACCGTCCCCGGCCTCTACACCGCGGGCGAGACGTGCGGGGTGGGCGGGGCGGCCCTCGCGGCGGCCGAGGGCCGCCTCGCCGCCGCCTCGGTCCTCGCCGACTCCGGTGCCCGCCGGCCGGGCGAGCGGAGCCTGGCGGCGGTGCGCGCGGCGGTGGCCCGGCACCGGGCCTTCGCCGAGGCGATGGCCCGCGCGCACCCGCTCCCGCCCGCCTGGCCCGCGTGGCTGACCGGCGAGACCGTCGTGTGCCGCTGCGAGGAGGTGACCGCGGACGCGGTCCGCGCCGCCTGCGCCGAGGGCGGGGCCCGCGACCACCGGCAGGTCAAGCAGCTGACCCGGGCCGGCATGGGCTGGTGCCAGGGACGGATGTGCGGGCCGGCCGTGCACTGCCTGGCGGCACGGGAGCGGGCCTACGAACCGGCGGAACGACTCGTTGCGGTGCCGGTCACCCTCGGCGCCCTCGCCGCCCTCGACGGGACGGACGGGCCGGACGGGCCGGACGAGCCGGACGAGCCGGTTGGACCCTGCGGGCCTGCCGGGCCTGCCGGGCCTGATTGA
- a CDS encoding (2Fe-2S)-binding protein — MNEIVVDGAPLPFVEGQTVAAALVAAGRVAWRTTRVHRRPRGVFCGIGVCFDCLVTVDGAGGQRACLVPARPGMTVTTGEDGDD, encoded by the coding sequence GTGAACGAGATCGTCGTCGACGGCGCGCCCCTGCCGTTCGTCGAGGGACAGACCGTGGCCGCGGCCCTCGTGGCCGCGGGCCGCGTCGCCTGGCGCACCACCCGCGTCCACCGGCGCCCGCGCGGCGTCTTCTGCGGGATCGGCGTCTGCTTCGACTGCCTCGTGACGGTCGACGGAGCGGGCGGGCAGCGCGCCTGCCTCGTACCGGCGCGTCCCGGCATGACCGTCACCACCGGGGAGGACGGCGATGACTGA
- a CDS encoding NAD(P)/FAD-dependent oxidoreductase, with product MALKVVVVGAGVVGAACAFHAASAGMDVTVVDRGPVGAGTTSRGEGNVLLSDKEPGPELALARLSRALWDEAGQELGARSFELEAKGGLVVASGAEGLTALRAFAARQEAAGVRTEPVDRVRDLEPHLAPGIPGGVHYPQDAQVQPVLAAAALLRAAVRHGARHHTGEVAGAVTGRGGRVTGVRTAAGRVLPADAVVNAAGTWGGEVGRRLGAPVEVLPRRGFVLVTEPLPPMVRHKVYSADYIANVASSDAGLETSCVVEGTPGGTILIGASRERVGFDTAMSTAVVARLAAQACRLFPFLREVHLIRAYRGFRPYCPDHLPVVGPDPRVPGVVHACGHEGAGIGLAPATGALVTAHLLGRPWRGADPAEHTGLLPDRFLHPEGGPK from the coding sequence ATGGCACTGAAGGTCGTCGTCGTGGGCGCGGGCGTCGTCGGAGCCGCCTGCGCCTTCCACGCCGCCTCGGCGGGCATGGACGTCACGGTCGTCGACCGCGGTCCGGTCGGCGCCGGGACCACGAGCCGCGGGGAGGGCAACGTCCTCCTCTCCGACAAGGAGCCCGGCCCCGAGCTCGCCCTGGCACGGCTGAGCCGCGCCCTGTGGGACGAGGCCGGCCAGGAGCTCGGGGCGCGGTCGTTCGAACTGGAGGCCAAGGGCGGCCTGGTCGTCGCCAGCGGAGCCGAGGGCCTCACCGCGCTCCGCGCGTTCGCCGCGCGGCAGGAGGCGGCCGGTGTCCGCACCGAGCCGGTCGACCGGGTGCGGGACCTCGAACCCCACCTCGCGCCCGGCATCCCCGGCGGCGTCCACTACCCGCAGGACGCGCAGGTGCAGCCGGTGCTGGCGGCGGCCGCGCTGCTGCGGGCCGCCGTGCGGCACGGCGCGCGCCACCACACCGGGGAGGTCGCCGGCGCGGTGACCGGCCGAGGCGGCCGGGTCACCGGCGTACGGACGGCCGCCGGCCGGGTCCTGCCCGCCGACGCCGTCGTCAACGCCGCCGGCACCTGGGGCGGCGAGGTCGGCCGCCGGCTCGGCGCGCCCGTCGAGGTGCTGCCCCGCCGCGGCTTCGTCCTGGTGACCGAACCGCTGCCGCCGATGGTCCGGCACAAGGTGTACTCCGCCGACTACATCGCCAACGTCGCCTCGTCCGACGCCGGACTGGAGACCTCGTGCGTCGTCGAGGGCACACCCGGCGGGACGATCCTCATCGGGGCGAGCCGGGAGCGCGTCGGCTTCGACACGGCGATGAGCACCGCCGTCGTCGCCAGGCTCGCGGCGCAGGCGTGCCGCCTGTTCCCCTTCCTCCGCGAGGTCCACCTGATCCGCGCCTACCGCGGCTTCCGGCCCTACTGCCCCGACCACCTGCCGGTCGTCGGTCCCGACCCGCGCGTGCCGGGGGTCGTCCACGCCTGCGGGCACGAGGGGGCGGGCATCGGCCTCGCCCCCGCCACCGGCGCGCTCGTCACGGCCCACCTCCTCGGCCGCCCCTGGCGCGGCGCCGACCCGGCCGAGCACACCGGACTCCTCCCCGACCGCTTCCTCCACCCCGAAGGCGGCCCGAAGTGA
- a CDS encoding aldehyde dehydrogenase (NADP(+)) produces MVAGRDVPGGGEAWRGTVAATGGPRGPLLRDASPETVAEAARQAAGAARAYRALPAHRRAAFLDACADGIEALGDALLEVAASETGLPPERLAGERARTCGQLRMFAALVRGGDALGVRIDPALPERLPLPRPDLRLRRVPVGPVAVFGAGNFPLAFSVAGGDTASALAAGCPVVAKAHPAHPGTCELVARALTAAADRTGMPAGVFSLLVGRGTAVGRALVRDPRIAAVGFTGSRAGGLALVGEANARPVPIPVHAEMSAVNPVIVLDGALADPEPLAAAYAGSLTAGAGQFCTNPGLLLVPSGAAGDALRTAVTRAVSGIAGQVMLTPAIAEARVAGAARWAAVDGVSVVAQGPPGAGPHAPGPVVLECDAATYAAHGELSEEVFGAVGLVVRWSGVSELLDLLGNLEGQLTATLHGTEADLATARRLLPVLEERAGRVVWGGWPTGVEVCHAMVHGGPWPATSSPGTTSVGTLAVERWLRPVCYQSLPDALLPEELRAGNPLGVTRLVDGTLEPRPPHAAGRTA; encoded by the coding sequence ATCGTGGCCGGCCGGGACGTCCCCGGCGGGGGCGAGGCGTGGCGCGGCACCGTCGCGGCGACGGGCGGGCCCCGCGGCCCGCTGCTGCGGGACGCCTCACCGGAGACGGTGGCGGAGGCGGCGCGGCAGGCCGCCGGCGCCGCCCGCGCGTACCGCGCCCTGCCCGCGCACCGGCGGGCCGCCTTCCTCGACGCCTGCGCGGACGGCATCGAGGCGCTGGGCGACGCCCTGCTCGAAGTCGCCGCGAGCGAGACCGGGCTGCCGCCGGAGCGCCTGGCGGGCGAACGCGCACGCACATGCGGGCAGCTTCGCATGTTCGCCGCCCTCGTCCGCGGCGGGGACGCGCTCGGTGTCCGGATCGACCCCGCGCTCCCCGAGCGCCTGCCGCTCCCCCGCCCGGACCTGCGCCTGCGCCGGGTCCCCGTCGGTCCGGTGGCCGTCTTCGGCGCGGGCAACTTCCCGCTGGCCTTCTCCGTCGCCGGCGGCGACACGGCGTCCGCCCTCGCCGCGGGCTGCCCGGTCGTCGCCAAGGCGCACCCGGCCCATCCGGGCACCTGCGAGCTGGTCGCCCGCGCCCTGACGGCGGCGGCCGACCGCACCGGCATGCCCGCCGGCGTCTTCTCGCTGCTCGTCGGCCGCGGCACGGCGGTCGGCCGGGCGCTGGTGCGCGACCCGCGGATCGCGGCCGTCGGCTTCACCGGCTCGCGGGCCGGCGGGCTCGCCCTGGTCGGGGAGGCGAACGCCCGGCCCGTGCCCATCCCCGTCCACGCGGAGATGTCGGCGGTCAACCCCGTGATCGTCCTCGACGGGGCCCTCGCCGACCCGGAGCCGCTCGCCGCCGCGTACGCGGGGTCGCTCACCGCCGGCGCGGGGCAGTTCTGCACCAATCCGGGGCTCCTGCTGGTCCCCTCGGGCGCGGCGGGCGACGCGCTGCGCACGGCGGTGACCCGCGCGGTGTCCGGCATCGCGGGCCAGGTCATGCTGACCCCGGCCATCGCGGAGGCCCGCGTCGCGGGGGCGGCGCGGTGGGCGGCCGTCGACGGCGTCTCCGTGGTGGCCCAGGGGCCGCCCGGTGCGGGGCCGCACGCGCCGGGCCCGGTGGTCCTGGAGTGCGACGCGGCCACGTACGCGGCCCACGGGGAGCTGTCGGAGGAGGTCTTCGGCGCCGTCGGACTGGTCGTGCGGTGGTCCGGGGTCTCCGAGCTGCTCGACCTGCTCGGCAACCTGGAGGGGCAGTTGACCGCCACCCTGCACGGCACCGAGGCCGATCTGGCGACGGCGCGGCGGCTGCTGCCCGTACTGGAGGAGCGGGCGGGGCGCGTGGTGTGGGGCGGCTGGCCGACGGGGGTGGAGGTCTGCCACGCGATGGTGCACGGCGGCCCGTGGCCCGCCACCTCCTCGCCGGGTACGACCAGCGTCGGGACCCTGGCGGTCGAGCGCTGGCTCAGGCCGGTCTGCTACCAGTCGCTCCCCGACGCCCTGCTCCCCGAGGAGCTCCGGGCGGGCAACCCGCTGGGCGTCACCCGGCTCGTCGACGGCACCCTGGAGCCGCGCCCGCCGCACGCCGCCGGGCGCACGGCCTGA
- the dhaK gene encoding dihydroxyacetone kinase subunit DhaK, with translation MKMLINVPESVVADALRGLAAAHPELTVDVANRIVVRRDAPVAGKVALVSGGGSGHEPLHAGFVGPGMLSAACPGEVFTSPVPDQMVRAAAAVDSGAGVLFVVKNYTGDVLNFQLAAELAEDEGVQVARVLVDDDVAVAGGPHTAGRRGTGATLFVEKLAGAAADEGAPLERVEAVARRVNAASRSFGVALSACATPAKGGPTFDLPPGELELGVGIHGEPGRERRPMMTAREIADTAVDAVLDDLGPSGPVLLLVNGMGGTPLLELYGFGAEVHRALAERGVPVARTLVGNYVTSLDMAGASVTLCRADEELLRLWDAPVQTPALRWGR, from the coding sequence GTGAAGATGCTGATCAACGTGCCCGAGTCCGTGGTGGCCGACGCGCTGCGGGGGCTCGCCGCCGCGCATCCGGAACTGACCGTGGACGTCGCGAACCGGATCGTCGTGCGGCGGGACGCGCCCGTCGCCGGGAAGGTGGCGCTGGTCTCCGGGGGCGGGTCGGGCCACGAGCCGCTGCACGCCGGGTTCGTGGGGCCCGGCATGCTGTCGGCGGCGTGCCCCGGCGAGGTGTTCACCTCGCCCGTCCCCGACCAGATGGTGCGGGCCGCCGCCGCGGTGGACAGCGGGGCGGGCGTGCTCTTCGTGGTGAAGAACTACACCGGCGACGTGCTGAACTTCCAGCTGGCCGCCGAACTGGCCGAGGACGAGGGCGTCCAGGTCGCCAGGGTCCTCGTGGACGACGACGTCGCCGTGGCCGGCGGCCCCCACACGGCCGGGCGGCGCGGCACGGGGGCGACGCTCTTCGTGGAGAAGCTGGCGGGCGCCGCCGCCGACGAGGGCGCGCCGCTGGAGCGGGTCGAGGCGGTGGCCCGGCGGGTGAACGCCGCCTCCCGCAGCTTCGGGGTGGCGCTGAGCGCGTGCGCCACGCCCGCGAAGGGCGGCCCGACGTTCGACCTGCCGCCCGGCGAGCTGGAGCTGGGCGTCGGCATCCACGGCGAACCGGGCCGGGAGCGGCGCCCGATGATGACGGCGCGGGAGATCGCGGACACGGCGGTGGACGCCGTGCTGGACGACCTCGGCCCGTCCGGGCCGGTGCTGCTCCTGGTCAACGGGATGGGCGGGACTCCGCTGCTGGAGCTGTACGGGTTCGGCGCGGAGGTGCACCGCGCCCTCGCGGAGCGCGGGGTGCCCGTGGCCCGCACGCTCGTCGGGAACTACGTGACCTCCCTCGACATGGCGGGCGCCTCGGTGACGCTGTGCCGGGCCGACGAGGAGCTGCTGCGGCTGTGGGACGCGCCCGTGCAGACGCCCGCGCTGCGGTGGGGGCGGTGA
- the dhaL gene encoding dihydroxyacetone kinase subunit DhaL, whose product MAAADAAVDREADRLTELDAAIGDADHGVNMRRGFTAVVSAQEVEPQATPGAVLVAAGRRLISTVGGASGPLYGTLLRGAGKALGDAAEVTPEDLGRALRAGVEAVARLGGAAAGDKTMLDALEPGARALERGGGFGEAARAAREGAVATVPMLARKGRASYLGERSVGHEDPGAASSALLFAALAEAAA is encoded by the coding sequence ATGGCCGCCGCGGACGCGGCCGTGGACCGGGAGGCGGACCGGCTGACCGAGCTGGACGCCGCCATCGGCGACGCCGACCACGGGGTCAACATGCGGCGCGGCTTCACGGCGGTGGTGTCGGCCCAGGAGGTGGAGCCGCAGGCCACGCCCGGCGCGGTGCTGGTGGCGGCGGGACGGCGGCTGATCTCGACCGTCGGCGGGGCCTCCGGGCCGCTGTACGGGACGCTGCTGCGCGGGGCGGGCAAGGCGCTGGGCGACGCCGCCGAGGTGACGCCCGAGGACCTCGGACGGGCGCTGCGCGCCGGGGTGGAGGCGGTCGCCCGGCTCGGCGGCGCGGCGGCCGGGGACAAGACGATGCTGGACGCGCTGGAGCCCGGCGCGCGGGCCCTCGAGCGGGGCGGCGGCTTCGGGGAGGCGGCGCGGGCCGCGCGGGAGGGGGCGGTGGCGACCGTGCCGATGCTCGCCCGCAAGGGCCGGGCCAGCTATCTGGGCGAGCGCTCCGTGGGCCACGAGGATCCGGGGGCCGCGTCGTCGGCGCTGCTGTTCGCCGCGCTGGCGGAGGCGGCCGCGTGA
- a CDS encoding PTS fructose transporter subunit IIA — translation MVLVSHSAEVARAVAELARGLAGGAAGVPVAAAGGGPDGGLGTDAELVARAARAVDLGAGVAVLADLGSAVLTVKALAEDGELPGGTRLLDAPFVEGAVAAVVTSAAGGGLDAVAAAASEAYGYRKV, via the coding sequence GTGGTCCTCGTGTCGCACAGCGCCGAGGTCGCCCGCGCCGTCGCCGAGCTGGCCCGCGGGCTGGCCGGCGGGGCCGCCGGGGTGCCCGTGGCCGCCGCCGGGGGCGGGCCCGACGGCGGGCTCGGCACGGACGCCGAGCTGGTCGCGCGGGCCGCGCGCGCCGTGGACCTGGGCGCCGGGGTGGCCGTGCTGGCCGACCTGGGCAGCGCCGTACTGACGGTGAAGGCCCTCGCCGAGGACGGCGAACTCCCCGGCGGGACCCGTCTGCTGGACGCCCCGTTCGTGGAGGGCGCGGTCGCCGCGGTGGTCACCTCGGCGGCGGGCGGCGGCCTCGACGCGGTGGCGGCGGCGGCCTCGGAGGCGTACGGCTACCGCAAGGTGTGA
- a CDS encoding energy-coupling factor ABC transporter permease produces MHIAEGFLPREHAVAWTLAAAPFVVHGVRALTREVRANPESTLLLGASGAFTFVLSALKIPSVTGSCSHPTGTGLGAILFRPPVMAVLGTITLLFQALLLAHGGLTTLGANVFSMAVVGPWAGYAVYRLLRRTGAPLMAAVFCGAFTADLSTYCVTSVQLALAFPDPGTGFAGALAKFGGIFAVTQLPLAVSEGLLTVLVMRLLRQSSKGELARLGVLPAAGPAKGAAVR; encoded by the coding sequence ATGCATATCGCCGAGGGTTTCCTGCCCCGGGAGCACGCGGTCGCCTGGACGCTGGCGGCCGCTCCCTTCGTCGTCCACGGGGTCCGCGCCCTGACCCGCGAGGTCAGGGCCAATCCCGAGTCCACCCTGCTGCTCGGCGCGTCGGGGGCGTTCACCTTCGTCCTGTCGGCGCTCAAGATCCCGTCCGTGACGGGGAGCTGCTCGCATCCCACCGGTACGGGGCTGGGCGCGATCCTGTTCCGGCCGCCGGTCATGGCGGTGCTCGGCACGATCACGCTGCTGTTCCAGGCGCTGCTGCTGGCGCACGGCGGGCTCACCACGCTCGGCGCCAACGTCTTCTCGATGGCCGTCGTCGGCCCGTGGGCCGGGTACGCGGTGTACCGGCTGCTGCGCCGGACCGGGGCGCCGTTGATGGCGGCCGTCTTCTGCGGGGCGTTCACCGCCGACCTGTCCACGTACTGCGTGACGAGCGTCCAGCTGGCGCTGGCCTTCCCCGACCCGGGGACCGGCTTCGCCGGGGCGCTCGCCAAGTTCGGCGGGATCTTCGCGGTGACGCAGCTGCCGCTGGCGGTGAGCGAGGGCCTGCTGACGGTGCTGGTGATGCGGCTGCTGCGGCAGTCCAGCAAGGGCGAGCTGGCGCGGCTCGGGGTGCTCCCCGCGGCCGGTCCGGCGAAGGGGGCGGCGGTCCGGTGA
- a CDS encoding energy-coupling factor ABC transporter substrate-binding protein yields the protein MKRDTRINALLLLVVAALAVLPLALGLGEGREEPFAGADAQAETAITEIAPDYEPWFTPLYEPPSGEVESALFALQAALGAGVLAYYFGLRRGRRQAARQAAAGAAEARTGTAEAEARPVTDAGHAAGAVPAAGAEAADGDAPGAGGTGGRGERSAAGE from the coding sequence GTGAAGCGTGACACGAGGATCAACGCCCTGCTGCTGCTCGTGGTCGCGGCGCTGGCGGTGCTGCCGCTGGCACTGGGCCTGGGCGAGGGCCGGGAGGAGCCCTTCGCGGGCGCCGACGCGCAGGCGGAGACGGCGATCACGGAGATCGCCCCGGACTACGAGCCGTGGTTCACGCCGCTGTACGAGCCGCCGTCCGGGGAGGTCGAGTCCGCGCTGTTCGCGCTGCAGGCGGCGCTGGGCGCGGGTGTGCTGGCGTACTACTTCGGGCTCCGGCGCGGCCGCCGGCAGGCCGCCCGGCAGGCCGCGGCCGGTGCGGCGGAGGCGCGTACCGGTACGGCGGAGGCGGAAGCCCGCCCCGTGACGGACGCCGGGCACGCGGCCGGGGCGGTTCCCGCGGCCGGGGCCGAGGCCGCCGACGGGGACGCACCGGGCGCCGGCGGGACCGGGGGCCGCGGCGAGCGGTCCGCGGCCGGGGAGTAG